The DNA region GAGGGGGCGCCGAAACCGTCGCCAACGTTAGACGGCCCCCAGTGCGCGCCGCCGGCCTGCGGGTGGATCGCTACCTCGTACGCGGGCGCTTGGGGTCGGAGCGGCGCGCGGACCCAGGTAATCCCCTGGCCGACGGATGTCGGCTTCCACGGCCGGACCAGCAGCATGGGGGCGTGATAGCCGGGACCGAACCCCATGCCCAGGCACTGCTGCCCCTGGCTGGGCATGTTGTAGAAGCCCGACCCGTACGCCGATGCGGCGCACAGGAGGATACCGAGCCATGCGGCGGCCGAGCGGATCATACGAGGCTTCCCTGCGACAGGCGTTGGGGCGTCTATCGGGGGCGCCCATGCAAGCACTATCGAACGCACGAGGGGGCCGCTTGCACGGTTTTCACTCGGCTTCGGCCAAGCGGTCCGAAATCACAGGCCGGCGGCGAAGATTGGAGGATCGGCGCCGGCCGATCGGGTTGTGCGGCCTCAGGCCAACAGACAGAGGGCGGCCCGCGCGAGCTTTCGAGACCCCTACGCCGGCCGCCCCCTTCCGGGGAGCGAACCGGCCCGGCTCGCAGCGATTAACCGTTGGACGCGGCGATTGCCCCGCGGAGCCAAACCACCTCGATCAGGTTCTCGATCCGCTGGACTCCGTCGAGGCGGCGGACAATCTCTTGGGCCATCTGCTTCTCGAAGTAGCTCTCAACCCGGCCGTGGAGGCGAACGGCGCCTTCTTCTGCTTCGATTCGCACCCGCCGGCCCGAGGTGTAGGGGCTGGTAACCAAGGCGTTCTCCACCCGTTCGTGGAGCGTGGTGCGGAGGGCGGCCTTGGGTGCGGGGGGGGCGAGGGTCGAGGCGGGCATGGCGGCGGTGCTCTGTGAGGGGGGCGATGGGCCGTAGGGGGGCGACGCAAAGATAGGTCGCCGATTGGGAATAAGAGATGAGATCGGCCCCCCGACCCGGACGTGTCCACCCCTGACCGTTAGGAAGTTGGGGTAATTTGCGGCCGCCACGCCGCCTGCGCCGTCCATGCCGGAAACGCCGGTTGTCTGTGATATCCCGAAAGCATCAAATCAGACAAGGCGGGTTTCTGCCGGTTTTGGCGGGTTAAGATAGTCACAGAGGCGGAGTAGTTGTTCCCTTCGAGGTTCCCATGCGATTCATCGTAACATTGGCATTTGGCGCGTGGCTGAGCTCCTGCGTTGACGCCCGGCAGCCGAACGTGGTGTTCTTCTTGGTAGACGACCTCGGCTACTCCGACCTGGGGTGCTTTGGCAGCTCGTTCTACGAGACCCCCAACCTCGACCGCCTGGCCGAATCCGGCGTCAGGCTCACCAGCGCGTACGCCGCGTGCCCCGTTTGCAGCCCTACCCGGGCCAGCATCCTCTCCGGCAAGTACCCGCAGCGGGTGGGCATCACGGACTTTATCAACGCGGCGGGGGGGAATCAGCCCGAGAACTGGGGCCGCAACACGCCGCTGCTGCCGGCGCCGAACCAGGATCAACTGGCGCTGCAAGAGCAGACGCTGGCCGAGGCGTTCAAGGACGCCGGCTACGCCACATTCTTCGCCGGCAAGTGGCACTTGGGGTCGGACGGTTGGGCGCCCGAAGACCAAGGTTTCGATCGCAACGCGGGGGGCCTGGAATGGGGCCATCCCAAGGGATACTTCAGCCCCTACCGCAACCCGAAGCTCCCGGACGGCCCGGACGGAGAGCACCTCACGGCGAGGCTGGCCGAGGAGACGTGCAAGTTCATCCGCGAGTCTGCGGATCAGCCGTTCTTGGCCTACCTGTCGTTCTACACCGTTCACACGCCGCTCCAGTCGCCCAAGGCGCTCGAGAAGAAGTACCAAGCCAAGAAACGCTCCGAGGCGCCCGAGACCCAGTGGGGCAGGGAGAGCCCCAGGGAGGTGAGGCAGACGCAGAACCACCCGGTGTACGCCGGCATGGTGGAGTCGATGGACACGGCGGTCGGGCGGGTGCTTACAACGCTTGAAGAGCTCGGCCTCGCAGACGACACGATCGTGGTCTTCACTTCGGACAACGGCGGGCTCTCGACCTCCGAGGGGAGCCCCACGTCGAACCTGCCGCTCCGCGGCGGCAAGGGGTGGATGTACGAGGGGGGGATCCGCGAGCCGACCATCGTCCGTTGGCCCGGCCACGGCAAGCCGGGCGTCAGCAGCGACGCGCTGGTGCTGAGCACCGACTACTACCCCACGCTGCTCGCGATGGCAGGGGTTCCACCGCGGCCCCAGCAGCACGTCGATGGCGTCAGCTTTGCGCCGGTGCTGGAGGGGACGGCAGACGCCGCGCGCGAGTCGGCCTGCTGGGACTACCCGCACTACGGCAACCAAGGCGGCTCGCCCTGCGGCGCCATCCGCCGGGGTGACTGGAAGTTGATCCACTGGTACGGCAGCGACCGTGTAGAGCTGTACAACCTGGCCGACGACATCGGCGAGCACCACGACCTGGCCGAGAGCAAGCCGGAGCTGCGTGACGAACTGCTCGGACGGCTCAACGCTTGGCGCCGAGAGGTCGGGGCCAAGGCGCCGACCCCCAACCCGAAGTACAAGCCCGCAGCGAAACAGCGCTGACCCCCCTCGCATGTTGTTAACGCGCCTACGACAGCCCGTTCTCGTTGCGGTCGCCGCCCTGCTTTGTCAGGGGGCGCCCCTCAACGCTGCGCCGGCCAGGATCGGCTTCAACGAGTCGATCAGGCCGATCTTCGCCAAGCACTGCGTCGCCTGCCACGGCGGGGTGAAGCAGGCGGCCGAGCTGTCGTTTATCTACCGCGACAGCGCGCTCCCCTCGCTCGTGCCTGGGCGTCCCGATCGGTCGCTCCTGCTGGAAAGGGTGACAGAACCGGACGACGACCAGCGGATGCCCCCCAAGGAGCACGGCCCCAGGCTGAGCGCAAAAGACGTTGCGTTGCTGCGGGCGTGGGTCGAGCAGGGCGCCCAGTGGCAGGAGCCGTGGTCGTTCGTGCCGCCGCGCCGTGGGAAGGCGCCAGAGGTGGCGCAGAGCGACTGGCCGCGGGGCGAGGTCGACCGACATGTGCTGGCCCGGCTCGAGCAGGAGGGCCTGGCGCCGTCGCCCGAGGCGGACCGCGCCCAGTGGCTGCGGCGGGCGACGTTCGACATCACAGGCCTGCCGCCAACCGGGCAAGACCTGGACCGCTTCCTGGCCGACGCACGGCCCGACGCCTACGACCGGGTGGTCGATCGGCTGCTGGCCTCGCCCGCGTACGGCGAGCGTTGGGCGTCGGTGTGGTTAGACCTGGCCCGCTACGCCGACACGTGCGGCTACGAGAAGGACCCGCACCGAGACATCTGGCCCTTCCGGGACTGGCTGATCCGCGCGCTCAACGCAGACATGCCGTACGACGAGTTCACGGTGAAGCTGCTGGCGGGCGACCTGCTCCCCGACGCTGCGCAAGACGACGTGCTGGCCAGCGCGCTGCACCGCAACACGCAGTCAAACTTTGAGGGGGGCTCAGACGACGAAGAGTTCCGCCTGGTCGCGGTGCTCGATCGGGTGAACACCACCTGGCAGGCGTGGCAGGGGACCACGTTCGGCTGCGCTCAGTGCCACGCGCACCCCTACGACCCCATCGAGCACGACGAATACTACCAGTGCGTCGCGATCTTCAACTCGACACGCGACTCAGACACACGCGGCGACGCCCCGAATCTGAGCTACCCGATCGACCCCGCCGACCGCGCGCAGGCCGAGCGGATCGACCGCGAGATCCGGGGGCTGCGCAGGGAGTTGCACGCCCCCGTGGCCCGGCTCGCCGCGCAGCTCGACCAGTGGCGGGAGATCGCCTTCGACTCCGCCACGTCCACGGGCAACACCAAGCTGGAAGCGCGTGAGTCCGACGGCCACCACGAGGTATGGGCCGAGGGGACGATCAGCGCGGGGAGCAAGTTTGCGCTCGCCGGCCCCTCGCCCGTGCCGAGCGTCACGGCGTTGCGGATCGACGCGCTGCCGAAAGACCCGGACGCCGCGATCAAGATCCCCGAGCTGGGCTTTGCCGTCACACGCCTCAAGCTGTGGGTCGCCGCGCCGGGCGACCAGCAGCCGCGCGAGGTCTTGTTCCGCACGGTGTTTGCGGACGAGGCCGATCCGCTGTACGACCCCGTCGACAGCATCAAAGACAACAGCACGGGGTGGTCGGTCGGCACGCGGATGTCGCGCCCGCAGCACGCGGTGTTCGTGCTCGACGAGCCGATCGAGCTGCCGACCGGGTCGCGGGTGACGCTAGAACTGAAACAGGAGCAGAAGACCGACGGCTCGGCCGCCTTGGTGATCCAGCGGGGGCGGTACGCGTTGTCGGCGGACCCACGCTGGACCGAAATGACGCGCGGGGCGCCTTTCCGCGACGCAACAGAGCGGCTCGCGGTGCTTGAATCGGACCGTAAGCAGGTCGACAGCGTCAACGTGCCGGTGATGGAGGAAGTCTCTCCGGGCAATGAGCGCCAGACGCAGACATTCGTGCGTGGCTACTGGTTGGAGCGGGGCGATCCGGTCGAGCCGGGGCTGCCGAAGGCGCTCCCCCCTTTGGCCGACGACGGGCCGGTCGATCGTCTGGCGATGGCCCGCTGGATCGCCTCGCCCCAGAACCCGCTCACCGCCCGGGTGCAGGTGAACCGTGTCTGGGCGCAGCTCTTCGGGACCGGCATCGTAGAGACGCTGGGCGACTTTGGCACGAGCGGCGAGCCGCCGTCCCACCCGGCGTTGCTCGATCAACTGGCGGTCCGCTTCCAGACCGACCTGCGTTGGAGCGTCAAGGCGTTGATCCGCGAGCTGACGCTCTCCGCCACGTATCGCCAAGCAAATGCTGTTACGCCAGAGCTGCTAGCGCGCGATTGCGACAACCGCCTGCTCGCCCGCGGGCCGCGGGGCAGGCTCAGCGCAGAGATGACGCGCGACCAAGCGCTGGTGCTCTCGGGCAGGTTCAACGCGGCGCTCTACGGGCCGCCGGTGATGCCCTACCAGCCAGAGGGCGTCTGGCGCAGCATCTACTCCAGCGCTAAGTGGGAGCAGTCCGCGGGGGACCAGCGGTTCCGCCGCGCGGTATACACGTATTGCAAACGTACTAGCGGCTACCCGGCGCTGCTGGCCTTCGACATGACGGCCCGCGACCTCTGCACGGCCCAACGCGTCCAGACCAACACCCCGCTGCAAGCGCTGGTGTCGATGAACGACCCCGCGTTTGTCGAGCTGTCCGAGGGGTTGGCCGAGCGGATGGCCAGCGAGGGGGGCGGGTCGCCCGCACAGCAGGTGCGGTGGGCGTTCCGCCAAGCGACCAGCCGGCGCCCCACGGCGCCGCAGGCCGACGAGCTCGACGCCCTGTACGCCGATGCGCTGGCGGCAGCCCCGGCCGAAGGCTCGGCCGAACAGGCGCACGCCTTTGCGCGGGGCGTTGTGGCCGCCACGCTGCTGAACCTCGACGCGGCCCTGACCAAGTAACGCCATGAACCACGCACAGCACTACACGCACGAGCAACTGCGGCTCAATACCCGGCGAACTTTCCTACGCACCGGCATGAGCGGCATCGGCGGGTTGTGGCTCGGCGCGCAGGGGGCCCAGGGGTCGGCCGGCGCCGTGCAGCACGACCCCGCGCAGCCCATGCTGCCGCGCCCCGCGCCGCTGGCCGGCACGGCAAAACGGGTGATCCACCTGCACATGGCCGGCGCGCCGAGCCAGCTCGAGTTGTTCGACTACAAGCCGGAGCTGGCGCGGCTCGACGGGCAGGACTGCCCTCAAGAGTTCTTGGAAGGGAAGCGGTTCGCCTTCATCCGCGGGGTCCCCAAGCTGCTGGGGCACAGCTACCCGTTCCACCAACACGCCCAGACGGGACAGTGGATCAGCGACCGGTTGCCCCACTTCGAGAAGGTGCTCGACCGCGTCACGTTCATCCGCACGATGCAGACCGACCAGTTTAACCACGCCCCGGCCCAGTTCTTGGTCCACACCGGCAACCAGCGGATCGGTTACGGCTCGGTCGGCTCGTGGGTGACGTACGGACTGGGGACAGAGAACCAGGACCTCCCCGGCTTTGTCGTGCTGCTCTCTGGCGGCACGTTCCCCAGCGCGGGCAAGAGCGCCTGGGGCAGCGGCTTCTTGCCCGGCGTGTACCAGGGGGTGCAGTGCCGTGGGGAGGGAGACCCCGTGCTGTTCCTCTCGAACCCAGACGGGATCGACTCGCGGATGCGAGCCCGGATGGTCGAGTCCATCGCCCGGATCAACCGTCAGACACACGCCCAACTGGGCGACCCAGAAACGCTCACGCGGATCGCCCAGTACGAGCTCGCCGCCAGGATGCAGTTGGCCGCCAGCGACGCGACGGATCTCACGGACGAGCCGCAGCACATCCACAGCCTGTACGGCACGCAGCCCGGCCGGGAGAGCTTCGCCAACAACTGCCTGCTCGCCCGCCGCTTGGCGGAGCGGGGGGTCCGCTTCATCCAGTTGTTCCACGAGGGGTGGGACTCGCACGGCACGTCCGAGATCGAGGCGCTCAACCGCGGCTTCAAGAACCGCTGTGAGGAAGTCGATCGGCCGATGGCGGCCCTGCTGCTCGACCTCGAGCAACGCGGCCTGCTCGACGAGACGCTGGTGGTGTGGGGGGGCGAGTTCGGCCGCACGCCGATGCGCGAGAACCGTGGCGGCTTGGAAATGAAGCTCAAGGGCCGCGACCACCACCCGGCCGCGTTCACCGTGTGGATGGCCGGCGGGGGCGTGAAGCGCGGTTTCAGCTACGGCGAGACCGACCCCATCGGGTACAACCCGATCACCCCCCCCGTGCAGGTCCGCGACCTGCACGCCACGATGCTCCACCTGCTGGGGATCGACCACCAGAAGCTGATTTTTCCCCATCAGGGGCTCAACCAAAAGCTGACAGGGGTGCATCCTAGCCGGGTGCTGCACGAAGTGGTGGCGTGATCGAAGGCAGTGGTTCGCGTCTTCTGCTGCTGGGGGCGAACGCGGGGTCCGAGGCAGAACCGCACTGTGCCTACGGGGTTTATTGGCGGGATCGGTGGTGCGCAGACGCGCCGCGTCTGCTAGAATCGCGGTATCGAGCGGGGCCGGCCATTTGCCGCCGTTCGTCCAGTCGTTGCAGGCGCAACTTACTGCAGACAGTGGAGTAGACGCCTTGAGTCTCACATCGCGACGACGTACGCGGCCGCTCCGGGGTGCTTTGAGCGGCTTTACTCTGGTCGAGTTGCTGGTCGTGATCGCCATCATTGGCATCCTGGTGGCGATGCTGCTGCCGGCGGTCCAGTCGGCCCGCGAGTCGGCGCGGCGTCTGTCTTGTTCGAGCAATCTCAAGCAGCTCTCGCTGGCGTCGCTGAACTACGAGTCGGCCCACAGCGTCTTTCCGGCGGGCTTCCTTGGCAGCGTCGACTCGGCGGATTTTGGCGCCTTCGCCACCTTCGGCAATCCGCCCAAACCCCATCAATGGTCGGGGGTGATGGCGGCGCTGCTCCCCTACCTCGAAGCGCAGCCGGTGTACGACCTGTTCACCAAGACGCTCGACACCGGCGTCGAGACGTACGACGACAACTACTGGGAGGACGCCAACGCATGGGTGGCCGCCCAGACCAAGATCCCTGCCTTGCTCTGCCCAAGCGTTCCGGGAGAGGGGCCGCCCGAGGTCGCGATCCTCGACCAGCTTTACGGTGAGATCGTGGCGCCGCGGTTCGTGCTCAACGCGGCGGGTTGGAACCCCCAGGCCGGGCTGGGGCTCACGCACTACTTGGCGGTCTCCGGGATCTACGGTCGCATCGGCAGCCAGTACCTCGTCAATCAGTTGCCGGCAGACAAGGCCATCGTTGGCGTCTACTTCAGCCGGTCGAAGACAACCTTCGGCCGGATCGCCGACGGCGCCTCCAAGCAGATCGCCTTCGGCGAGGCCCCGGGCTCGATCGGGGTCGGCATCCCTGATAAGGGGTCCACCGTCAGCGGTCACGCGCTGGCGTATGCTTGGGCGGGAACCGCCACCATGCCTACCGCGTTCGGGCTCGATCCGACCGCTGAAGGCCAAGCAGACAACGCCCAGTACGACAGCCACTGGTCGTACTTCGGCAGCGTGCACAAGGGCGGGATCGTTCAGTTCGCGCTGGCCGACGGCTCGGTCCAGCCGCTGCAAGAGGACGTAGAACTGAATGTCCTCGACGCGTTCTCAACCATCCGCGGAGGGGAGAGCGTGTCGCTCGATGGCGGTTGAACCGCGCACGAATCCAACTCTTGGAGGCAAGCCCATGGTGCGTCGCACCGAATTGGCCGTTCTTGATCGGTGGTTGGCGTCTGCGTTGCTCGTTGTGGTCACGGCGGCGGCGCCGCTCGGCTGCGGCGGCGACCAGCAGAAGTTCCAGATGCCCACCGACCCCACCCCCCTCCCAGACCCCGGCGACCGCATCGCCCCGGGGGGGACGCCGAGCACCTCCCGACCGATGGAGCGCTGACGGCTGGTAGGCTAACTGCTGCGACGGGGCGCCTCCGCCTGACGCTTGCGGCCTGAGGGCTAGGGCGCCACGGGCCCCGTCCCGCGGCACCCCCGCTGGCCAGCCGGGCGTGGTTTGGCCAAACTAGTGGGCTTGGCCGAGGAGGTTCTACGTGCCTCGGCGCCGGCGCCCCCTAGGATTCCCATGTCTGTCGCTGCCCCCCTCGACCGTACCGCCGAACTCGAAGCGCTGCTCGACGAGCGCATCCTCATCCTCGACGGCGCCACAGGCACGCAGCTGCAAAAGCTGGCGCTGACCGAGGCCGACGTCCGCGGCGAGCGGTTTGCCGACCACCACAAAGACCTGAAGAACCTGGGCGACCTACTGAGTGTCACCCGGCCCGACGATATCCGCAACGTCCACCGGGCGTATCTCGCCGCCGGCGCCGACATCGTCGAGACGAATACGTTC from Pirellulimonas nuda includes:
- a CDS encoding BON domain-containing protein translates to MPASTLAPPAPKAALRTTLHERVENALVTSPYTSGRRVRIEAEEGAVRLHGRVESYFEKQMAQEIVRRLDGVQRIENLIEVVWLRGAIAASNG
- a CDS encoding sulfatase, producing the protein MRFIVTLAFGAWLSSCVDARQPNVVFFLVDDLGYSDLGCFGSSFYETPNLDRLAESGVRLTSAYAACPVCSPTRASILSGKYPQRVGITDFINAAGGNQPENWGRNTPLLPAPNQDQLALQEQTLAEAFKDAGYATFFAGKWHLGSDGWAPEDQGFDRNAGGLEWGHPKGYFSPYRNPKLPDGPDGEHLTARLAEETCKFIRESADQPFLAYLSFYTVHTPLQSPKALEKKYQAKKRSEAPETQWGRESPREVRQTQNHPVYAGMVESMDTAVGRVLTTLEELGLADDTIVVFTSDNGGLSTSEGSPTSNLPLRGGKGWMYEGGIREPTIVRWPGHGKPGVSSDALVLSTDYYPTLLAMAGVPPRPQQHVDGVSFAPVLEGTADAARESACWDYPHYGNQGGSPCGAIRRGDWKLIHWYGSDRVELYNLADDIGEHHDLAESKPELRDELLGRLNAWRREVGAKAPTPNPKYKPAAKQR
- a CDS encoding PSD1 and planctomycete cytochrome C domain-containing protein, encoding MLLTRLRQPVLVAVAALLCQGAPLNAAPARIGFNESIRPIFAKHCVACHGGVKQAAELSFIYRDSALPSLVPGRPDRSLLLERVTEPDDDQRMPPKEHGPRLSAKDVALLRAWVEQGAQWQEPWSFVPPRRGKAPEVAQSDWPRGEVDRHVLARLEQEGLAPSPEADRAQWLRRATFDITGLPPTGQDLDRFLADARPDAYDRVVDRLLASPAYGERWASVWLDLARYADTCGYEKDPHRDIWPFRDWLIRALNADMPYDEFTVKLLAGDLLPDAAQDDVLASALHRNTQSNFEGGSDDEEFRLVAVLDRVNTTWQAWQGTTFGCAQCHAHPYDPIEHDEYYQCVAIFNSTRDSDTRGDAPNLSYPIDPADRAQAERIDREIRGLRRELHAPVARLAAQLDQWREIAFDSATSTGNTKLEARESDGHHEVWAEGTISAGSKFALAGPSPVPSVTALRIDALPKDPDAAIKIPELGFAVTRLKLWVAAPGDQQPREVLFRTVFADEADPLYDPVDSIKDNSTGWSVGTRMSRPQHAVFVLDEPIELPTGSRVTLELKQEQKTDGSAALVIQRGRYALSADPRWTEMTRGAPFRDATERLAVLESDRKQVDSVNVPVMEEVSPGNERQTQTFVRGYWLERGDPVEPGLPKALPPLADDGPVDRLAMARWIASPQNPLTARVQVNRVWAQLFGTGIVETLGDFGTSGEPPSHPALLDQLAVRFQTDLRWSVKALIRELTLSATYRQANAVTPELLARDCDNRLLARGPRGRLSAEMTRDQALVLSGRFNAALYGPPVMPYQPEGVWRSIYSSAKWEQSAGDQRFRRAVYTYCKRTSGYPALLAFDMTARDLCTAQRVQTNTPLQALVSMNDPAFVELSEGLAERMASEGGGSPAQQVRWAFRQATSRRPTAPQADELDALYADALAAAPAEGSAEQAHAFARGVVAATLLNLDAALTK
- a CDS encoding DUF1501 domain-containing protein, giving the protein MNHAQHYTHEQLRLNTRRTFLRTGMSGIGGLWLGAQGAQGSAGAVQHDPAQPMLPRPAPLAGTAKRVIHLHMAGAPSQLELFDYKPELARLDGQDCPQEFLEGKRFAFIRGVPKLLGHSYPFHQHAQTGQWISDRLPHFEKVLDRVTFIRTMQTDQFNHAPAQFLVHTGNQRIGYGSVGSWVTYGLGTENQDLPGFVVLLSGGTFPSAGKSAWGSGFLPGVYQGVQCRGEGDPVLFLSNPDGIDSRMRARMVESIARINRQTHAQLGDPETLTRIAQYELAARMQLAASDATDLTDEPQHIHSLYGTQPGRESFANNCLLARRLAERGVRFIQLFHEGWDSHGTSEIEALNRGFKNRCEEVDRPMAALLLDLEQRGLLDETLVVWGGEFGRTPMRENRGGLEMKLKGRDHHPAAFTVWMAGGGVKRGFSYGETDPIGYNPITPPVQVRDLHATMLHLLGIDHQKLIFPHQGLNQKLTGVHPSRVLHEVVA
- a CDS encoding DUF1559 domain-containing protein; the encoded protein is MSGFTLVELLVVIAIIGILVAMLLPAVQSARESARRLSCSSNLKQLSLASLNYESAHSVFPAGFLGSVDSADFGAFATFGNPPKPHQWSGVMAALLPYLEAQPVYDLFTKTLDTGVETYDDNYWEDANAWVAAQTKIPALLCPSVPGEGPPEVAILDQLYGEIVAPRFVLNAAGWNPQAGLGLTHYLAVSGIYGRIGSQYLVNQLPADKAIVGVYFSRSKTTFGRIADGASKQIAFGEAPGSIGVGIPDKGSTVSGHALAYAWAGTATMPTAFGLDPTAEGQADNAQYDSHWSYFGSVHKGGIVQFALADGSVQPLQEDVELNVLDAFSTIRGGESVSLDGG